The Lepus europaeus isolate LE1 chromosome 5, mLepTim1.pri, whole genome shotgun sequence genome includes the window CCTGAAAGGCTGTGTGGGATGACAGGGCGCTCCTGGAGCCCCACATGTCACTTTTCCCTTCAGCAAATGGGCGAGGATGGAGATGAGCACAGGGAGCAGGGATGAGGCTTGAGCAGGAGGTGGGATGAAGTCACTGCTCTGCCACTTACCCAGGCCGGTGTCATTCACAAATTGTTTGCCCAGTAAGTCTATCTGTTGGATGCGGGCCTGTGAGAGGACTTGATAGtggtcatttaaatatttataccaGATCTCAGCAACCTGTTGGGAAGGAGACAGCAGTCAGTCAAGCAACCCAGACCTCAGCCTTTGGACCGACCGGGTGGCGAGAGCAGCCAGGTTTCCTAACAGTCTCTCTCATTGCACTTAGAGACAGAGggggccaggagcccaagcaggcCTAATCAGAGGGAGAGTGAAAGGAATGGGCTGTCAAGGGCGCGTGGCAGGCTCAGCCGGGGGCAGCCACAGTGGGATCAATGGCTACCATCTGTGGGGCATTTTCAACACCAAACCTTCACAGCCTCGCCACACCCCAATTGAGGTGACATTGTTACTATTCCTATTTTAAGTGTAAGTAAAGGAGGCTAAGAAAAGTCTCGATCAACTGGTAAGATCTGTTAAGTGGCATAGCCAGGAACTAAACTCAGGTCTGTCTGATTCCAGAGCTCACTATGTTTCAGCTACACCAAACCGTCTCTGTCTGAGAAGCGGGTCTAAATAAAAATCAGCAGTCACAGCGTGACAGCCTGTCACCTAGACTTGGCTTCTTATTAGGTGAGGTGTTACAGAATCAACgtaattgatattttaatatcCTGGAAATCATCTAGAAGCTTTCACATGTTAAGGTAAAAATATGAAAGTACAATCAGGCACCACACAGCATTTCAGACGACAGGTGCGTAGTGGCAGTGGTCCCGTGAGGGACCATCACCTACTGATCCCAGTCTGTGTCAGTACATGCTATGTTTTTCACAAATGATGCAAATTCCTAAGGATCCATTTCTTAGAATGTGTTCCTGTGATTAAGTTACACATGACTACATTCTTAtactatttgttttcatttttacttactgAGAGTTCCCATCACCCCTCAAAATACCCATAttggcaggactgggccagaccaaagctgggaagcacatggttggcagggccttgagccatcactgctgtctcccagggtatggattggcagaaagctggagttgggcaccaaacccagctactccaatgtgggacacaggtgtcctagCTGGCGTCCTGACTcagaggccaaatgcctgccctctcaTATGCTCTTTGATCCCTTGGAAAGCTCTCCTCTATCATGCACCCCAACATGCCCACATGAGCGTGCATCTGTGAGTATGTACCACCAGCTATCTGGAGGGGTCTGATGCTTACTGGCCCTTGATTCACTATTTGTTAATCACCCTATGGATAGTACAGATTAGTCAATTTTAGTAGTGAAGAAATGGGAAGGAGAAAAGTGGAGTATGTCATGTGTCAGGCCACGTAAGCTTGAGCAAGTCATTccatctctctgagcctctctcTCTGGTGTGTTCTCGAGAATGGTTTGACACCAGTTCTAAGGTATCAGTGTCAAGGCTCTGTTGCCACATTCCCCAGCTCACCTTGGTGTACAGTGAGTCTGCCAGGTCCAACTTTTTAAGGCCATAGAAGATGTTGGCCAGATGGAAGTACCCTCCTGAGGTCCTGATGTCCTCTGTTCCAAACGCGCAACTGGCAAAATAAATCTACAGCCGGAGGAAGAAGGAGAGTACTTGGGCTCACACTGAAAATCACACATCTGATAAAAGACTTGTAAACATAATACATATAAAGAACTTCTAGAAAagcccaatttaaaaatggactaAGGATCTGAATGACATCCTCCAAAAACGTACATGAATGGCTAAGAAGCACAGGAAAAGATGTTTAGCATTGTTAATCATTCAGGAAATACcgaataaaaccacaatgagctatcactCCCTGCCCACTAGAGTGGTTataatcaaaaagagaaaataacaagtgttgacaAGGTGTGGAGAAGAATGAAACCCTCTCGTGTCACTGATGGGAAGGTAAAACGGCACTGCCCTGTGGAGTTTGTcaagtcctcaaaaagttcaacaGAGTTACTGTGTGACCTGGTAATTCCTCCCCCAGGTGCTGACTCAAGAGAACTAAAGACGTGCCCACACAAAGGCTTGGATATCAACGTGCGCGCAGCAATAGTTGCAATGACCAATGTGCAAACAACCGGAGTGCCCATCAACTGCTGAGTGGACACACCAGTGTGGTGCAGCCAGACGGCCTGCTGCTgctcagaaacacagaggaacgagcgacagaggctgcagcagcagggacgCATCCCAGAATCACCATGGTGGGTGAGAGGGGTCAGGTACAGATGACCACATGTGGTTCTGTTCAGATAAAATATCCAAGAGAGGAAAATCAGTCGAGACCAAAAGTGCTggtctgggcctgggctgggaatGGGAAATCCCTGCAAATGGCTAGCAGGGAGCTCTTCGGGATGATGCAAAGTTTCCAAGACTAGGCGGTGCTGGTGGTCGCAGAACTCTCTGAATTTGTTGAAATGCATTGAATTGTGTGCTTAAAATGGGTGAAGCTAATAATATGAAGGAAtaaatttgtactttttaaagcTAGGCTGAGGACTGTGAACTTGATCTAATGCTGCACTGTGTGGCCCACCCCAAGACAGAATGTGCCTCTGCCTGATGTGTTGGAGGAGGCGCAGTACAGAGAGGAGACACAAGTAAAGAACTGTGTCATTCATGGCCCAGTGGAAAGACATGGCACCCTCAAAAAGAGATTGAAGATACTTCATTGGAAGAGTTATCCAAGATATGGAAGGGTTAAGGAACCAAGAATGGCTAGCGAAGCACTAGGGACTACCAATAGTCAGAAACTGTTACCATCCCAGCATCTGAAGAGGTCAGGATTACCAGCGCCTGGCCAGAGCTAGCGCTGTGTAGGAAGGCCAGGGTGGAGCACTGCCCCTGCCAGGGTGGGGTGAGGCCGAAAGGCAGCAGAGAGAATAAACACCCCCTCCTCTCACTCTCCACCGCCTTGCTATGCCTTCTATTCCACAAAACCAGAGAACAATGGAGTCCAGGTTGTGTAATCTCCGGAGGTCAGCCTGCCATGGCACAGAGACGGGGTTTGGGTTGGAGGACATGGAGAACAAACAGCCCAAGGGTAGTGTGGGTAGTGTGGGTAGTGTGCAGCAGCAGGCCACAGGGGAGGGCTGTCCAGTGGAGTGGACAAGAAAGCATCAGCCTGCATGGGGACTGCAAACCAATTCTAAAGTAGCCCAACATTTCAGGCTCAGAACCTCTTCCTTTTGGTAATAGTTTCTGGTAATTAGACTGAAATCTTAATGAAAATCTCATACATTTCGGAAGAATAGCTCGTTTATCACCGTCATCATCTTATCTAACATGTGCACAGAATTTGATATTTTATAGTGTTCTCTTACAAATCTAGctcatttaaatttaataatcGCACTCTGAAATAGAGAaattaatgtgattttaaaaaataatagccagaggctggcgctgtggtgtagcaggttaacgccctggcctgaagtgccggcatcccatatgggtgctggtttgagtcccagctgctcctcttccaatccagctctcttctatggcctgggaaagcagtaaaagatggcccaagtccttgggcccctgaacccatgtgggacacctagaagaagctcctggctgcggattggtgcagctccagctgttgtggccaattggggagtgagccatcagatggaagacctctctctctctctctctgcctctcctttttctatgtaactctgactttcaaataaataaataaatctttaaaaaaaataataaaaaataaaaaacctaggggctgacgctgtggcagagtgggtaaagccaccaccttcagtaccagcatcccatatcggcaccagttcaagtcccagctgctccacttctgatccagctccctgctattgcatctgggaaagcagcagagaatggcccaagtgcttgggcccctgcacgcacgtgggagacatgaaggaagcttctggttcctggcttcagcctggcctagctctggccattgaagccacttggggaatgtgccagcggatggaaaatctctctctcttcctctttttctctaacactgcctttcaaataaaaacaaatcaaactttaaaaaaaaaataaacaggtaTTCTCAGGACCATGTGGATGTTAGAATTGAACTTGTTTACATCATTGGCCAGATGATAGCGGGCTTCCTCATAGTTTTCCTTAGCCATGTAGAGAAGTCCAAGGTTCCGATGCAGTAAAGAATGGGTGGCGTTACTACAGTGAGTTGACTTGAGAACGGTCCACTGGGCTTGGGATAGATATTCTTCAGCCTGCACGATCCGGCCCAGACCTGCCCAAAAGCAGTAAAAAGGTGATTCAGAATCCAGCCGTGACGAAGCGTGAGTCATCACCCATTCATTcgtttattcatatttattgacacacaaaaacttgtacagGAATATTCATAGCAGCCTATCCATAACAGCAAAACAACAGTGGTGTggtaagttaagccactgcttggggtgcctgtacCCCATCTCTGAGTgttagtttaagtcctggctacttcacttcggatccagcttcctgcagtgcaggagtcacagcccaagtgcttgggctcctgccacccacgtgggagacttagggctcctggctcctggcttcagcctggcccagctctggctgttgcagccatctgtggagtgaagcaatggatgaaaggtatttctctctccctctgtctctctgactttcaagcaggtgaaaataaataaataaatctttaaaaacagtaaaaatttaaatgtccatcaactgatgaatggacaaCATGTGATATATTTGTATCCATAGGTAGAATATTTTtcagtcacaaaaaaaaaaaatgaagtaccgATTCCTGCTACAATGTGGCTGAACTTTGAAAGTACAATactcagtgaaagaagccagataccAAAGGCTACATATTTGCATGATTCCATTTCTATGAGATGTGCAGAATAGGCAATCCACTGAGACACAGAGTAGAGCAGGGGCTGTCAACAGCCAGCAGTGCCTGGGGTGACTAACAGAGAACAACTGACACTTCCCGGCTTTCTCAGAGGGGTAATAAAAAGGTTCTGGAATCAGAACGTGACGATGCTCATACAGCTTTGTAAGTATACCAACACCCTGAATTCCACTTgaaaagggtgaattttatgaTGCGTGAATTACATTTCAATTAAATACATATCCTTATTTAATGACTTTTATGTGCTACGCCTTGTGTTGAGTGATGAGGATTCAAAGATGAATTAAATCCATTACCCTGGAAAAACACATGGGTGGGTTGGGGAAGCCATGAAAACCCCTCGGTTCACAGTACAGTGTACTCATAAGTGTGACGATGGAAACATCAGGTTTGGGAGTGGCAGAGTGGGAAGTgtacaatgctatggctgagaattgggttcactccccaactggccgcaacagtgGAGTGGGGAAAGGTGTGATCAACAGAATCTGAGCCAGGTTGTGAGAAATATTTTCCCAGACAGAAAACATGAAAGGCAGCCCAGGCAGAGGTAACAGCACGGGCAATGTcgtggagttagagagagtgcTGGGTTTGGAGAATTACAGGTTGTGATTGAGTATCAGGAGATGAGGCTAGAGAGATAGGCAGCAGGCTGGGCTCTTGCACTTCCTAGCcagtttcccgctaatgtgcaccctgggaggcacaggtgatggctcaagtactgggtccctgtcacccatgtgggagactcaaaaggaattcctgactcctgtctttactctggcccaggcatttgaggagtgtaccGGCAAAcccaagattctctctctctctctctctctctctctctttctgccttccaaataaaattaaataaatttttaaaaagaagaagaggtaggccggtgccgcagctcaataggctaatcttccacctgcggcgccagcacacccagttctaatcccagtcggggtgctggttctgtcccggttgctcctcttccagtccagctctctgctgtggtctgggagtgcagtggaggatg containing:
- the ZMYND12 gene encoding zinc finger MYND domain-containing protein 12 translates to MSASDSTAHYHALLQFRGRAAARPAAAAAAAGLGRIVQAEEYLSQAQWTVLKSTHCSNATHSLLHRNLGLLYMAKENYEEARYHLANDIYFASCAFGTEDIRTSGGYFHLANIFYGLKKLDLADSLYTKVAEIWYKYLNDHYQVLSQARIQQIDLLGKQFVNDTGLDEAQEAEAIRVLTSVLNIRELTTEKAPQKTVFVLKTLVMLYYLMMNPSKASEYAMQALSLCREYQLDIQEQSTIQELLSLILAEEDQPIT